From the Entomomonas sp. E2T0 genome, one window contains:
- a CDS encoding GFA family protein yields MTNTIAVSGNCLCGAVKVHTIISNQLGACHCGFCKHWGGGPLLCVDSVKTPQFEGEENITVYSSSEWAERAFCKCCGSHLYYRLKSEKVHYSLSVGIFDDLQDIEFVSQIYIDKKPSYYTFEDKTENLTEAQVIDLYFPKN; encoded by the coding sequence ATGACGAATACGATAGCAGTCTCAGGTAATTGTTTATGTGGTGCGGTAAAAGTGCACACAATTATTTCTAATCAACTAGGTGCATGCCATTGTGGCTTTTGTAAACATTGGGGAGGTGGCCCATTATTATGTGTAGATTCAGTGAAAACACCTCAATTTGAGGGGGAGGAAAATATTACTGTTTACTCCTCTTCAGAGTGGGCTGAAAGAGCGTTTTGTAAATGTTGTGGTAGTCATCTGTATTATCGGTTAAAAAGCGAGAAAGTCCATTATAGTCTGTCTGTTGGTATATTTGATGATTTACAGGATATCGAGTTTGTCTCACAAATCTATATTGATAAAAAGCCTAGTTATTATACCTTTGAAGATAAAACTGAAAATTTAACAGAGGCACAAGTAATAGATTTATATTTTCCAAAGAACTAA